Proteins encoded within one genomic window of Saccharopolyspora pogona:
- a CDS encoding M24 family metallopeptidase, with translation MLHLTADAAQVEQRYGLDAPRSLLFSAIRLDSHPLVAPLIAQQGDECFLLLRQQEQGNALSAGVPADQIRFYAPWVTIDPRIIADSPAAESLTSLVADLAADGRVHLAADVVLAHHRVFSDAGTLEVTADDQDPVPVVAYEIDTAAVLARFADWRAEGVQVARRLIEGVEHLGGLADELSAAEDTRFPALTALAHERALDAVLLAATPNYTEVTGHVQPPGTVAVWLPAAERLVVLAPRGTPDLPGAPIGEYPSVGAAVAELSPGTRTGVEEEFVGIGLARELERAGAELVGISTDLGHWRDVRDHEDLAFQVIAARASVFAIEAALAWAEHGIDDGREFTELDIHAVYLDKITEFRTTHDIPFAIEPYFTNLHSSNRMLFPGPPVDFPINQDTTCIQLDAGVRVVADGVTVATSDMARSLPRTEGGKEAYAFFFDVVREGIIGQLRPGVVCEDVHDGTLRYLAPHLDRMREIGMLGTEIDFDTEYRKRNVGHLMGKQESFANELRPGYKHVLQVGSYGAAEIPWRYDNVAIGTEDLWYVGRNRTYVVSKR, from the coding sequence ATGTTGCACCTCACCGCCGACGCCGCACAGGTCGAGCAGCGCTATGGGCTCGACGCTCCCCGGAGCCTGCTGTTCTCCGCGATCCGCCTCGACTCCCACCCGCTGGTCGCGCCATTGATCGCGCAGCAGGGCGACGAATGCTTCCTGCTGCTCCGTCAGCAGGAGCAGGGCAACGCGCTCTCGGCCGGCGTCCCAGCGGACCAGATCCGGTTCTACGCGCCGTGGGTCACGATCGACCCGCGGATCATTGCGGACTCCCCGGCCGCGGAATCGTTGACCAGCCTGGTTGCGGACCTGGCAGCGGACGGCCGGGTGCACCTGGCCGCGGACGTCGTCCTCGCACACCACCGTGTCTTCTCCGACGCCGGGACGCTGGAAGTGACCGCCGACGATCAGGACCCGGTTCCGGTGGTCGCATACGAGATCGACACCGCGGCGGTGCTGGCCCGGTTCGCCGACTGGCGGGCCGAGGGCGTGCAGGTCGCACGCCGACTGATCGAGGGGGTCGAGCACCTCGGCGGGCTGGCGGACGAGCTCTCCGCTGCCGAGGACACCCGGTTCCCGGCGCTGACCGCGCTGGCCCACGAGCGTGCGCTGGACGCGGTTCTCCTCGCCGCCACCCCTAACTACACCGAGGTGACCGGACACGTCCAGCCGCCGGGCACCGTCGCGGTGTGGCTGCCCGCTGCCGAGCGGCTGGTCGTGCTCGCGCCCAGAGGCACCCCGGACCTTCCCGGGGCGCCGATCGGCGAGTATCCCTCGGTCGGGGCCGCCGTCGCGGAGTTGAGCCCGGGCACGCGGACCGGTGTCGAGGAGGAGTTCGTCGGCATCGGCCTCGCTCGCGAGCTGGAGCGCGCGGGGGCCGAGCTGGTCGGGATCTCGACCGATCTCGGCCACTGGCGCGACGTCCGGGACCACGAGGACCTCGCCTTCCAGGTCATCGCCGCGCGAGCCAGCGTGTTCGCCATCGAGGCCGCGCTCGCCTGGGCCGAGCACGGCATCGACGACGGCCGCGAGTTCACCGAGCTCGACATCCACGCCGTTTACCTCGACAAGATCACCGAGTTCCGCACGACCCACGACATCCCGTTCGCGATCGAGCCGTACTTCACGAACCTGCACTCGTCGAACCGGATGCTCTTCCCCGGACCCCCGGTGGACTTCCCGATCAACCAGGACACGACCTGCATCCAGCTCGACGCCGGCGTGCGGGTCGTCGCCGACGGCGTCACCGTCGCCACCTCCGACATGGCCCGGTCGCTGCCCCGCACCGAGGGTGGGAAGGAGGCCTACGCGTTCTTCTTCGACGTCGTCCGGGAGGGCATCATCGGCCAGCTGCGGCCGGGCGTGGTGTGCGAGGACGTGCACGATGGAACCCTGCGCTACCTGGCACCGCACCTGGACCGGATGCGCGAGATCGGGATGCTTGGCACCGAGATCGACTTCGACACCGAGTACCGGAAGCGCAACGTCGGCCACCTCATGGGCAAGCAGGAGTCGTTCGCGAACGAGTTGCGGCCCGGCTACAAGCACGTCCTGCAGGTCGGGTCGTACGGCGCCGCCGAGATCCCCTGGCGGTACGACAACGTTGCGATCGGCACCGAGGACCTCTGGTACGTCGGCCGGAACCGGACGTACGTGGTGAGCAAGCGATGA
- a CDS encoding RidA family protein, with product MSAAGTEVRRRLAELSLELPVLGPPKYAYEPVVRAGELLYVSGQISRTVAGEILGGRLGDGIGVAEGIAAARVSALNLLARIDDAVGLENVVRVLKLNAWVASTADAIDQPEVVDGASQLLIDVLGDAGRHARTALPAPGLPQGALVELDATVAVRA from the coding sequence ATGAGCGCCGCCGGGACCGAAGTCCGCCGCCGGCTCGCCGAGCTGTCCCTGGAGCTCCCCGTGCTCGGCCCGCCGAAGTACGCCTACGAACCCGTCGTCCGGGCCGGCGAGCTGCTGTACGTCTCTGGGCAGATCTCCCGCACGGTCGCGGGCGAGATCCTCGGGGGCCGGTTGGGCGACGGCATCGGGGTGGCCGAGGGCATCGCCGCGGCCCGCGTCAGCGCCCTGAACCTGCTCGCCCGCATCGACGACGCGGTCGGCCTGGAGAACGTGGTGCGGGTGCTCAAGCTCAACGCCTGGGTGGCGAGCACGGCCGATGCCATCGACCAGCCCGAGGTGGTCGACGGAGCATCGCAACTGCTGATCGACGTTCTCGGCGACGCCGGCCGGCACGCCCGGACTGCGCTTCCGGCGCCCGGCCTGCCGCAGGGCGCGTTGGTCGAGCTCGACGCCACGGTCGCCGTACGCGCCTAA
- a CDS encoding pyridoxal-phosphate dependent enzyme: MSVSSSRVAEVRARLQALPRERFAHLPTPLDHCPRLSADLGGTQIWIKRDDCTGLAFGGNKARQLEFVLGDAIAQGADVVIQGAASQSNHSRQLAAAAARVGLDSVIVPRRDVMFEQGGGNQLVTRLLAGRLDPVPAAEWVTAAKAAIADQLRRSGRRPYVVGMGAERALTLAAVAYVEALCEIVCAFEDRGEPLPTHIYTTSQGSTQAGLQLGAVLLGLDISVVGINPMDETNEAYIPERGIADLVSAAAGALGYSDVTPGPVVNDTSYVGPAYGMPSEASREAIELLARREGLLVDPIYSGKGFAGLLDHVRTGLRGPDDRVVFVHTGGLPALFAEFGDG, translated from the coding sequence GTGTCTGTTTCGTCTTCGCGCGTCGCGGAGGTTCGAGCCCGTCTCCAGGCACTGCCCCGGGAACGGTTCGCGCACCTCCCCACGCCGCTGGACCACTGTCCTCGGCTGTCCGCGGATCTCGGTGGCACCCAGATCTGGATCAAGCGGGACGACTGCACGGGGCTGGCGTTCGGCGGGAACAAGGCCCGGCAGCTCGAGTTCGTGCTCGGTGACGCCATCGCGCAGGGCGCCGACGTCGTCATCCAGGGTGCGGCGTCGCAGTCGAACCATTCCCGGCAGCTCGCCGCGGCCGCGGCTCGGGTCGGGCTGGACTCGGTCATCGTCCCGCGACGGGACGTCATGTTCGAGCAGGGTGGTGGGAACCAGCTGGTGACACGTCTGCTGGCCGGCCGGCTGGACCCGGTTCCGGCAGCCGAGTGGGTGACCGCGGCCAAGGCTGCGATCGCCGATCAGCTCCGCCGGAGTGGTCGGCGTCCCTACGTGGTGGGGATGGGTGCGGAACGCGCGCTCACGCTCGCCGCGGTCGCCTACGTCGAGGCGTTGTGCGAGATCGTCTGCGCTTTCGAGGACCGCGGTGAGCCGCTGCCCACGCACATCTACACGACGTCGCAGGGGAGCACCCAGGCCGGCCTGCAGCTGGGGGCCGTCCTGCTCGGTCTGGACATCTCGGTGGTCGGCATAAACCCGATGGACGAGACGAACGAGGCCTACATTCCGGAGCGTGGGATCGCCGATCTCGTGTCGGCGGCGGCCGGCGCGCTGGGGTACTCGGACGTCACGCCCGGGCCGGTGGTGAACGACACCTCCTACGTCGGCCCGGCGTACGGGATGCCGTCCGAGGCGTCGCGGGAGGCGATCGAGCTGCTCGCCCGGAGGGAAGGGCTTCTCGTGGACCCGATCTACTCCGGCAAGGGGTTCGCCGGCCTACTCGACCATGTGCGGACGGGCCTGAGGGGCCCGGACGACCGCGTTGTCTTCGTGCACACCGGTGGGCTGCCTGCCCTTTTCGCGGAGTTCGGCGACGGCTGA
- a CDS encoding IclR family transcriptional regulator, translating into MSAKDEKSPESLTDRVFAVLLAFVDAPELGISDIHRRTGLDKSVVHRIVRSAVAHGFLVQNPRTRSYSVGLRAWEIGRGYGGADRVVALATPVLEELSKEHQVTCYLGRLDDLEIVYLALIDSPGPIRIVQEVGGRVPATTTAVGWALLAELDDAELHRRIDGRVAPADQERLLAKIAESRAVGTAVNRGEFTTGVASVGALVPSTTTPEPIGISAAFLLFDDNEGMWTSLPPAVQEAAARIARDLDGRPISRKDQR; encoded by the coding sequence ATGAGCGCCAAGGACGAGAAGTCCCCGGAGTCGTTGACGGACCGGGTCTTCGCAGTGCTCCTGGCGTTCGTCGACGCCCCCGAGCTGGGGATCAGCGACATCCACCGGCGCACCGGACTTGACAAGAGCGTGGTGCACCGGATCGTGCGCAGCGCGGTCGCGCACGGCTTCCTCGTCCAAAATCCTCGGACCCGGAGTTACAGCGTTGGACTCCGGGCCTGGGAAATCGGTCGCGGCTACGGCGGCGCCGACCGGGTCGTCGCCCTGGCCACGCCGGTGCTGGAGGAACTCAGCAAGGAACATCAGGTCACCTGCTACCTTGGGCGCCTCGACGACCTGGAGATCGTCTACCTTGCCTTGATCGACAGTCCCGGGCCCATCCGGATCGTGCAGGAGGTCGGCGGCCGGGTTCCCGCCACCACGACGGCGGTTGGCTGGGCCCTGCTTGCCGAGCTTGACGACGCCGAACTCCACAGGCGTATCGACGGCCGCGTGGCCCCTGCCGACCAGGAGCGGCTGCTCGCCAAGATCGCGGAGAGCCGCGCCGTCGGAACCGCAGTCAATCGCGGCGAGTTCACCACCGGGGTCGCCTCGGTGGGTGCGCTCGTGCCCAGCACCACCACGCCCGAGCCCATCGGGATTTCCGCCGCGTTCCTACTGTTCGACGACAACGAGGGCATGTGGACCTCCCTGCCCCCCGCTGTACAGGAGGCGGCCGCGCGCATCGCGCGCGATCTCGACGGGCGACCAATCTCCCGAAAAGACCAACGATGA
- a CDS encoding hydantoinase/oxoprolinase N-terminal domain-containing protein: protein MDEVSLGVEIGGTFTDLVAYGPAGLRTVKVPSTTHAPEQGATTAVREAFADLGAVATVVHGSTVATNAVLERRGERVGLLVTAGFGDLLELQRQDRIDTTVLKYRKPQALVPQSDVVEVIERMAADGRVIQEIDRASAEAALDALAATGIDTVAVCLLHSYRNPAHELAVAELAAQRHPGLTVVLSHQVSPEPREYERASTTVLDAYIRPTVDGYLGRLGHTLETGGFAGDLHVMQSNGGAMPADIVRRNAIRMLLSGPAGGVSAAAVGIMAGWAPFAAFLSRLFPARVRYSGTAFSFQLAGILGGAFAPTIGVALYAGFGTPYAVATYLAIACAISIICSLLVRFVPDDDVEQIGERASSHAEA from the coding sequence ATGGATGAGGTCTCCCTCGGGGTGGAGATCGGTGGCACCTTCACCGATCTCGTCGCCTACGGGCCTGCGGGCCTGCGGACGGTGAAGGTGCCGTCAACCACGCATGCACCCGAGCAGGGCGCGACCACGGCGGTCCGAGAGGCGTTCGCCGACCTCGGTGCCGTCGCGACCGTTGTGCACGGTTCGACGGTCGCCACCAACGCCGTGCTGGAGCGACGGGGCGAACGGGTCGGACTTCTCGTCACCGCGGGCTTCGGCGACCTGCTGGAACTGCAGCGCCAGGACCGCATCGACACCACGGTCCTGAAGTACCGCAAGCCGCAGGCCCTGGTCCCCCAGAGCGACGTCGTCGAGGTGATCGAGCGGATGGCCGCGGACGGCAGGGTGATCCAGGAGATCGACCGGGCATCCGCCGAAGCCGCTCTGGACGCGCTGGCTGCGACCGGGATCGACACGGTGGCGGTCTGCCTACTGCACTCCTACCGCAACCCCGCGCACGAGTTGGCCGTCGCCGAGCTCGCCGCGCAGCGCCATCCCGGCCTGACTGTGGTCCTCTCCCATCAGGTGTCACCGGAGCCGCGGGAGTACGAGCGGGCGAGCACGACCGTCCTCGACGCCTACATCCGGCCGACGGTCGACGGCTATCTCGGTCGTCTCGGGCACACGCTGGAGACCGGCGGGTTCGCCGGGGACCTCCACGTGATGCAGTCCAACGGCGGGGCGATGCCCGCGGACATCGTGCGGCGCAATGCGATTCGCATGCTGCTGTCCGGGCCCGCAGGTGGCGTCAGCGCCGCCGCGGTTGGGATCATGGCGGGATGGGCGCCATTCGCAGCCTTCCTCTCGCGCCTGTTCCCCGCCCGGGTGCGCTACAGCGGCACCGCGTTCAGCTTCCAGCTCGCCGGCATCCTCGGTGGCGCATTCGCCCCCACGATCGGTGTCGCGCTATACGCGGGATTCGGCACCCCGTACGCCGTCGCGACCTACCTCGCGATCGCCTGTGCGATCAGCATCATCTGCTCGCTGTTGGTCCGGTTCGTCCCGGACGACGACGTCGAACAGATCGGGGAAAGGGCCTCATCCCACGCCGAGGCATAA
- a CDS encoding LysR substrate-binding domain-containing protein — protein MFSLFQLNGFVAVAEELHFGRAAERLRMTQPPLSRQIQLLENELGVELVDRSHRAVRLTRAGRAFLPEARRLLRQAEQAARMARSASTGEIGSLALGFTAASAYRTLGAVLGVVRKNLPGVEIILREMVKNEQLEALSDGSLDLGMMVRPPVRRHDLDSRIYLREHLVAAIPVGHAFAKSPEPLTVADFDGESVIMYRPAESRYFHDLLTSIFRNAGCAPVFSHYLSQIHSVLALVNAGFGLSLVPAGATQLRYPEVVFRSVELPESSQVELSLVWRRDNDNPALAALLDYLKHG, from the coding sequence ATGTTCTCACTGTTCCAGTTGAACGGCTTCGTCGCCGTGGCCGAGGAACTGCACTTCGGACGCGCCGCCGAACGACTTCGCATGACCCAGCCGCCGCTGAGCCGCCAGATCCAACTGCTGGAGAACGAGCTCGGTGTCGAGCTCGTCGACCGCAGCCACCGCGCCGTCCGGTTGACCAGGGCAGGCCGAGCTTTCCTCCCGGAGGCGCGGCGCCTGCTCCGCCAGGCCGAGCAGGCCGCGCGGATGGCCCGCTCGGCGTCCACCGGGGAGATCGGCAGCCTGGCACTCGGTTTCACCGCGGCCAGCGCCTACCGCACCCTGGGTGCGGTGCTGGGCGTGGTCCGGAAGAACCTGCCCGGGGTCGAGATCATCCTGCGGGAAATGGTGAAGAACGAACAGCTGGAGGCGCTGTCCGACGGCAGCCTCGACCTCGGAATGATGGTCCGCCCTCCCGTCCGGCGGCACGATCTCGACTCGCGAATCTACTTGCGGGAACACCTGGTCGCCGCTATTCCGGTGGGCCATGCGTTCGCGAAATCGCCGGAACCGCTCACCGTCGCCGATTTCGACGGAGAAAGCGTAATCATGTATCGACCAGCGGAATCCAGGTATTTCCACGACCTGCTCACCAGCATTTTTAGAAATGCTGGATGCGCCCCGGTCTTCTCGCACTACCTGAGCCAGATCCACTCCGTGCTGGCGCTGGTCAACGCCGGTTTCGGGCTGTCCCTGGTCCCAGCTGGGGCCACCCAGCTCCGCTATCCGGAGGTCGTCTTCCGATCTGTTGAGCTGCCCGAGTCGAGCCAAGTGGAACTCAGCCTCGTCTGGAGACGCGACAACGACAACCCCGCGCTTGCCGCACTGCTCGATTATTTGAAGCACGGGTGA
- a CDS encoding pyridoxal-phosphate-dependent aminotransferase family protein, whose amino-acid sequence MTAMALQMEPGPTLVDDRVIQALAAPPMYHQSAEFAETMDETCELLKQIYGTGGEVVVLPASGRGAVESALASAAPVDRPLVVPANGTFGRMMAAIGGSLGMRVVEIKHDSGQPLAVRDIEAELDRHDRPVLGVVHNETSTGMVNDLAEYADLVHRRDGLLLVDAVSSLAGTAINFDDLGIDLCASAAQKSVGAPPGLAFVAVSERARGEIEGRRRPPLGYYLDLLRWWDQWVPREQGGRLKSGYRRLPWTMPTNLVVALRRALELTAEEGIEERWERHRRTGAGLRAAMAALGMHPVAPPGAESSTVGAFRLPGSIDARTLRRRLAQRHRVHIAGGMDGDAATVIRIAHMAESARPGPQLHTIAAIAYELNALGVRAATDPTRDFLAAWCAE is encoded by the coding sequence ATGACCGCAATGGCATTGCAGATGGAGCCAGGCCCGACCCTGGTCGACGACCGGGTCATCCAAGCACTCGCGGCCCCGCCGATGTACCACCAGAGTGCCGAGTTCGCCGAGACGATGGACGAGACCTGCGAACTGCTCAAGCAGATCTACGGCACCGGGGGCGAAGTCGTGGTGCTGCCGGCGAGCGGCCGGGGCGCCGTCGAGTCCGCGCTGGCCAGCGCGGCCCCCGTCGACCGTCCTCTCGTGGTCCCGGCCAACGGCACGTTCGGCCGCATGATGGCCGCCATCGGCGGGTCGCTGGGCATGCGGGTCGTAGAGATCAAGCACGATTCCGGCCAGCCGTTGGCGGTGCGCGACATCGAGGCCGAACTCGACCGGCACGACCGGCCCGTTCTCGGCGTCGTACACAACGAAACGTCCACCGGCATGGTCAACGACCTGGCCGAATACGCCGATCTGGTGCACCGGCGGGACGGGCTGCTGCTGGTCGACGCGGTGTCCTCACTCGCCGGCACCGCGATCAACTTCGACGACCTCGGCATCGACCTGTGCGCCTCAGCGGCCCAGAAGTCGGTCGGCGCGCCGCCCGGGCTGGCCTTCGTCGCGGTCAGCGAGCGCGCCCGCGGCGAGATCGAAGGCCGCAGACGGCCACCGCTCGGCTACTACCTCGACCTGCTCCGGTGGTGGGACCAGTGGGTTCCCCGAGAGCAGGGCGGCAGGTTGAAGTCCGGATACCGCAGACTGCCGTGGACCATGCCGACCAACCTGGTGGTCGCGCTGCGCCGCGCGCTCGAACTGACCGCGGAGGAAGGCATCGAGGAACGCTGGGAACGGCACCGCCGCACCGGCGCCGGCCTGCGCGCGGCGATGGCCGCACTCGGGATGCATCCGGTGGCGCCGCCAGGTGCGGAGTCGAGCACCGTCGGCGCGTTCCGGCTGCCGGGCAGCATCGACGCCCGGACCCTGCGCCGTCGGCTGGCGCAGCGGCACCGTGTGCACATCGCGGGCGGAATGGACGGCGACGCCGCCACCGTGATCCGGATCGCGCACATGGCGGAGTCGGCCCGACCGGGGCCGCAACTGCACACCATCGCCGCGATCGCCTACGAGCTCAACGCTCTCGGCGTGCGGGCCGCGACCGACCCAACGCGGGACTTCCTCGCGGCGTGGTGCGCCGAATAA
- a CDS encoding helix-turn-helix domain-containing protein yields MSFTDQGIVLGLRRRRRLLVCPCGRKQRGRYDTSRRRWRHLDFGACQVWLEADIHRIDCRGCGRVRTEELPWARPGARHSRDFEDVIAWLAQRMDKTSVSRLMRCSWEAVDRIVGRVVVEHVDDARLDDVYRIGVDEISYKRGHISLQGAAVELRINAEDAENDFTPTPGELTRFDLPGGPGVRIDTGFVTGEPHQPVLRFHDRQAHLLGCRSGTGVHAR; encoded by the coding sequence GTGTCGTTCACAGATCAGGGAATCGTGCTGGGGCTGCGGCGGCGCCGTCGGCTGCTGGTCTGCCCGTGCGGCCGTAAGCAGCGCGGCCGCTACGACACCTCCCGCCGCCGGTGGCGGCATCTGGACTTCGGTGCCTGCCAGGTATGGCTGGAAGCCGATATCCACCGCATCGACTGCCGGGGCTGCGGGCGGGTGCGTACCGAGGAACTCCCGTGGGCCAGGCCCGGTGCCCGGCACTCCCGTGATTTTGAGGATGTGATCGCCTGGCTGGCCCAGCGTATGGACAAGACCAGCGTGTCCCGGCTGATGCGGTGTTCCTGGGAAGCTGTCGACCGCATCGTCGGCCGGGTCGTGGTCGAGCATGTCGATGACGCCCGGTTGGACGATGTCTACCGCATCGGTGTGGACGAGATCTCCTACAAGCGCGGCCACATCTCCCTGCAAGGCGCCGCAGTCGAGCTGCGGATCAATGCCGAAGACGCTGAGAACGACTTCACGCCCACACCTGGAGAGCTAACCCGTTTCGACCTGCCCGGCGGGCCGGGAGTCCGCATCGACACCGGTTTCGTCACCGGAGAACCGCATCAGCCCGTTCTACGATTCCATGATCGCCAAGCTCATCTGCTGGGGTGCCGATCGGGAACAGGCGTTCACGCGCGCTGA
- a CDS encoding carboxyltransferase domain-containing protein: MERPATSLSADHVLHTRVVDVPVLYDDPWTRETLLRFRDRHQDPDATDLEYAARINGFEDVQRFISALSGAPYIVTMIGFVPGLPFCYQLVSPDRQIEVPKYVRPRTDTPERASLSSAFRGCKSARSRRIVIAW, encoded by the coding sequence TTGGAGCGACCCGCCACCAGCCTCTCGGCGGACCACGTCCTGCACACGCGGGTCGTCGACGTCCCGGTACTCTACGACGACCCGTGGACCCGGGAGACGCTGCTGCGCTTCCGGGACCGTCACCAGGACCCGGATGCCACCGACCTGGAATACGCGGCGCGCATCAACGGCTTCGAAGACGTCCAGCGGTTCATCTCGGCGCTTTCCGGAGCGCCCTACATCGTGACCATGATCGGCTTCGTTCCCGGCCTGCCGTTCTGCTACCAGCTCGTGTCACCGGACCGCCAGATCGAGGTACCCAAGTACGTGCGGCCCCGCACCGACACTCCCGAACGCGCGTCCCTCTCCTCGGCTTTCCGTGGGTGTAAATCGGCGAGGAGTAGACGGATTGTCATTGCTTGGTAA
- a CDS encoding LamB/YcsF family protein, with translation MKKLIDLNADAGESFGRWRLGDDARLMPLVSSVNVACGWHAGDPATMRRSAGLAKSHGTALGAHPGFPDLVGFGRRALAMTPQQAADACLYQLGALRSFADSFGIALTHVKPHGAFYGLTIREPEVTDAIAEVVTAVDPELILVLLAGPTAEKVAARGVRVAREAFADLDYDDDGHIIIEPDPVAKSPEHCAEKAMAILAGEVVSTSGKTLPVDADTICLHGDRPNAIEIAQAVRQRFSAADVTVAPMAEVIANRP, from the coding sequence ATGAAGAAATTGATCGATCTCAATGCCGATGCGGGGGAGAGCTTCGGCCGCTGGCGGCTCGGCGACGATGCGCGCCTGATGCCGCTGGTGTCGTCGGTCAACGTGGCCTGCGGGTGGCATGCGGGCGACCCGGCGACCATGCGCCGCTCGGCCGGGCTGGCCAAGTCGCACGGAACCGCACTCGGGGCACATCCGGGATTTCCCGACCTGGTCGGGTTCGGTCGGCGAGCGCTCGCGATGACCCCGCAACAAGCCGCTGATGCATGTCTGTACCAGCTCGGCGCCCTGCGAAGCTTCGCCGACTCGTTCGGGATCGCCCTGACGCACGTCAAACCGCACGGTGCCTTCTACGGGTTGACCATCCGGGAGCCGGAAGTGACCGATGCCATTGCCGAGGTGGTTACCGCGGTCGACCCGGAGCTAATCCTGGTCCTGCTTGCGGGCCCAACCGCCGAGAAGGTTGCAGCACGTGGCGTGCGGGTGGCTCGGGAAGCTTTTGCCGACCTGGACTACGACGATGACGGCCACATCATCATCGAGCCCGATCCGGTCGCGAAGTCTCCCGAGCACTGCGCCGAGAAGGCCATGGCCATCCTTGCGGGCGAAGTGGTCTCGACCAGTGGGAAGACTCTGCCAGTGGACGCCGACACCATCTGCTTGCACGGCGACCGGCCGAACGCGATCGAGATCGCCCAGGCAGTTCGGCAGCGATTCAGCGCGGCTGACGTCACGGTGGCGCCCATGGCCGAGGTGATCGCAAACCGTCCCTGA
- a CDS encoding CBS domain-containing protein produces the protein MHVEEVFHPGTLTCDASDSLEDVARKMTADHVGALAMLDNDRIVGIISERDIVRAVAEKADPRTATATLFASHQLETAAFGEDTRDAARRMLDAGIRHLPVKQGRMVVGVISMRDLLAVETWL, from the coding sequence ATGCACGTCGAAGAAGTTTTCCACCCGGGGACGCTGACGTGTGACGCGTCCGATTCGCTCGAAGACGTCGCGAGGAAGATGACCGCGGACCACGTCGGCGCTCTCGCCATGCTCGACAACGACCGGATCGTCGGCATCATCTCGGAACGGGACATCGTCCGGGCCGTCGCGGAGAAGGCCGATCCGCGAACGGCAACAGCCACCCTGTTCGCATCGCACCAACTGGAAACCGCTGCCTTCGGGGAGGACACCCGGGATGCGGCGCGGCGGATGCTCGACGCCGGGATCCGTCACCTCCCGGTGAAGCAAGGCCGAATGGTCGTCGGCGTGATCTCCATGCGCGACCTGCTGGCCGTCGAAACCTGGCTTTGA
- a CDS encoding molybdopterin oxidoreductase family protein, which translates to MLYLERFSTPDGRAALAALPYLPPGEQPDAEFPYLLVTGRRLVHYNTGSMTRRTPNVELRPTETLELHPADAAHLRVLEGTKVTVTSRWGRAILIAHPSHDIAPGQAFAFFHFSDAAVNDLTSPHTDNTTGCPEYKVTAVRIAPAR; encoded by the coding sequence GTGCTCTACCTCGAGAGGTTCTCCACTCCTGACGGCCGAGCAGCACTGGCCGCACTCCCCTACCTCCCACCTGGTGAACAACCCGACGCCGAGTTCCCCTACCTGCTGGTCACCGGCCGACGGCTCGTGCACTACAACACCGGATCCATGACCCGCCGCACCCCCAACGTCGAACTCCGACCCACCGAAACCCTCGAACTCCACCCCGCCGACGCCGCCCACCTCCGCGTGCTGGAAGGCACCAAGGTGACCGTGACCAGCCGCTGGGGCCGAGCCATCTTGATCGCCCACCCCAGCCACGACATCGCTCCGGGCCAGGCCTTCGCCTTCTTCCACTTCTCCGACGCGGCCGTCAACGACCTCACCTCGCCCCACACCGACAACACCACCGGCTGCCCGGAGTACAAGGTCACCGCAGTACGCATCGCGCCGGCACGGTGA